DNA sequence from the Eubacterium sp. 1001713B170207_170306_E7 genome:
GGATCGGATATTTTTACTATTACAAGTGTAATAACGTCTGCGGCGCGTCGCGGGGCATGTCGCTCAATATTATCTACACGCTGGTTTCGGCAGTGCTGTCCGTGATTTTCCTCGGGAGCTCAATCACCGCGACCTTTATCATTGGAATCATTGTTCTGCTCTCCGGTGCGATCATGGTCGTCGGCAAGCCGTCAGAGCTGCTTTCATTAAGAGATATCAGTTAGGGGGAAATAGAAATGGCAATTATTATGCCCATGCGCTTTAATATTATCAAGCAGGTTATTGATAGCCCAGAGGGGCTGAATCCACAGCAGGTTTACGAGCGGATCGCACCCATTTACGAGGGTGAGAAGCAGTGTAACGAAAAGGAAATCGACGCTCAGCTCATGTCTCTTAAGGGGACGGGCCTTGTGGAGATTACAAACACAGTGGAACGCCCGGACGGCTTTCTGGAATCGACCTATGTCATCACAGAATACGGCAGGGCGCGCTCGAAAAAATACATTGGTGAATACCTATAAGGAGTTATAAAAATGAGTCACATTCTCGAAAAAAAGGATTTGGAAACAATTTATGAAAAGGTCATTGAGATTTTAGAAAAAATCGGCATCACCTTCGGAACAGAAAAAGCGTTGAAGCTCCTTGAGGAAAACGGCGCGAAGATCGAGGGCGACAAGGCCTATATCCCCCAGACGCTTCTGGAACGCTGTCTGGAAAGCCTTCCGAAATATGATTACGAAAACCAGGGGCCAAAGCGGATCACGGCGACCTCGCCCTTCGGCATGGTGCCCACCATCCTGGATGACGAGACCGGCGCGTACCGGAGCGGCACAGTGGATGACGTTGTGAAAATGTATAAGCTCACCCAGACCTCAGACCTTTACGAGTGCGCGAGCCCCTGTGTCATTGACCCTGTGGACAACGACGCCGATGACCTGTACGTTGGCCAGATCGCCATGCTGCTCCGCTACAGCGACAAATGGCCTTCTGTTGGAATCCGGGCCACGGCGCAGAACTCAAAGGACGGAAACCTGTACCAGAGCGCGCGCAAATCCATCCACCTTATCCGTGAGTTTTATGACGTATGGGACGAGCCTGTCATGGGACAGTCCATCTGCCCGATGTCACCCCTTGCCTACGACTGGGAATGTCTTGACAACTTAACCGCCGCCATCGAGGAAAAGCAGAACATTATCCTCTGCCCCTGCAGCCTGACCGGGCTGACCGGGCCGGCAAGCCTGCTGGGTCTGGTGATCCACGATGTGGCCATCTCACTGGCCGGCATCGTGTACGCGCAGTTGCTCTCACCGGGGATCGACGTCTCCATCTGCTCCTGCTCAGGCGCGACCGACATGCGCAGCATCCAGCCGGCCTACGGGACCGTGGAATGTGTCTATATTGAGGGGATGCTCTATGAGTTCGCCAAATACATGCAGATCGGCTGCACAATCTGCGGCGCCCTGTCCGACTCCGCCAAGGTGGATTACCAGGCCGGAGCAGAGAGCATGCTGACTACGCTGCTGCCCTATTACGCCTCCGAAATCAATGAGGTTTGGTGCTATCCGGGCCTTATGTCCGCCTGGTACTGCGGCAGCTTTGAAAAGCTCATCCTGGACGAGGAAATGATGCGCAATGTCAACCGCGCCCTGAAGGGCGTCAATCTGAAGCTTGATCCCAAGCTGATGAAAAGCCTGACAGATGCCCAGGAAAAGAATACCTTCCTCCAGGGCAAGACCCCGTCCGCCTACAGAAAAGACCACTACCTCACCAAAATCTTCAGCAAATACGGTGTTTCCCAGGACATCAGCCCAGAGAAAACCGATATCCGCCTCAAGGTAAAGCGGGAGATCGAGGACCGTCTGGGCCAGTACCAGACCCCGGAAATCACAGAAGCCCAGAAGAAAATTCTGGCGCCGCATCTTCCCTCGAAGTGTTCCTTCTAATGCTGAATATAAAACCCCGAATGGAGAACCCGTATCACCGTGATACGGGTTCTCTGATTTTTTGAGCCGCTGCCCTCCTGGGGGAGCGGCTTTTTTACAGGCTTGCCATCAAAGTGCCGGGATGCTATAATGTATACAAACAAAGTTAGATGAATATAACTAAAGGCAGGTGAAAGGATGAAGCTAGAGTGCGAAAAACCATACTGTGAATATATCGAGGTTCTCCAGCGGGACGCTGAAAAAACCATCTACCGCATGAACTGCGGCGACGGTGACGGGATCATGGTCTGTTACCCGGTTTTTGACGGGGTGGAGCTTTATTACAATGATTTTCAGGCTTTTCGGTGCAGCGAGCCCGGCAACCGGCCCGGCTCCAATTTCCTGGAGATAAACCACTGCCGCAAGGGCCGTTACGAATGCCAGTTCGGCCGGAACCATTTCGCCTATCTCAGCGAGGGGGACCTGGCCATCACAGGCTGGGATTTTCCCTGCGACGCCTCCCGCTTTCCCCTGGGCTATTACAACGGCATCGAGATTCTCATCGACATCGCCCATGCCCAGCAGCACCTCTCCTGCGTGCTGGAGGGCATCGAGATCGACCTGAACCGGCTGAGGCAGAAGCTCTCGGGAAACGAGGGCTGCTTTGTGCTGCGGGCCACCAAGGAGATCGAGCACATTTTCGATGAGCTCTACCACGTCGACCCGAGGATACAGAAGGGCTATTTCAGGATCAAGGTGTTGGAGCTGCTGCTGTTTCTGAGCATTACGCCCTTTGACAGCAGCGCGGACCGGCGGCAGTACCTGTCCGCCAGGCAGGCCCGGGTGGTCGAGCAGATACACGATGTCCTCACCCAAAAACTGGACCGCAGCATTACCCTTGAGGAGCTGTCAAAACGTTTTGACATTGGCATGACCACCATGAAGAACTGCTTCCGGGCTGTGTACGGCAAACCCATCAACACCTGGCGCAGGGAGTACCGTCTCCATGTGGCCGCCCGGATGCTCAGAGAGACGGATAAGAGCGTCCTGGAAATCGCCAACAGCGTGGGCTATGAGAACCCCAGCAAATTCTCCGACGCTTTCAGAAAACAGCTGGGCGCCCTGCCCCTCGAGTACCGGAAAAATAATTGACCGGATGGAGCATTCCGCCTGCCCGGGGTAGAGACAAAGGCGGGTAAGGGGTAAACTGTTTCTTACAGTTAGCTAAAACTAACTAAAAAAGAGAAACAGAGGTGATATGATGCAACCACAAAAAGAGGCCCGGCGGGGGCTGTTTTCCTACGCGGGAAAATATAAGGCCCTGTCCGTCTGCGCCTGTATTTTATCCGGAATCAGCGCGGTTCTGGTGCTGATGCCCTTTATCTGTATCTGGCAGGTGGTAAGGGAAATCTTTGCGGTGCTGCCCGATGTGGGGCAGGCCCAGAATCTGAGCTACTATGGCTGGATGGCCGTGGGTTTTGCCCTGGCGGGAATCATTGTCTATTTTGCAGCCCTGATGTGCTCGCACCTGGCCGCGTTCAGAACCGCGCGCAACATGCGCAGCGAGGCGCTGCACCACATTGTCCGCCTGCCCCTGGGCTATTTTAACCAGAACAGCAGTGGCAGGCTCCGCCGTATCATTGACGAGAGCGCAGGGCA
Encoded proteins:
- a CDS encoding AraC family transcriptional regulator; the protein is MKLECEKPYCEYIEVLQRDAEKTIYRMNCGDGDGIMVCYPVFDGVELYYNDFQAFRCSEPGNRPGSNFLEINHCRKGRYECQFGRNHFAYLSEGDLAITGWDFPCDASRFPLGYYNGIEILIDIAHAQQHLSCVLEGIEIDLNRLRQKLSGNEGCFVLRATKEIEHIFDELYHVDPRIQKGYFRIKVLELLLFLSITPFDSSADRRQYLSARQARVVEQIHDVLTQKLDRSITLEELSKRFDIGMTTMKNCFRAVYGKPINTWRREYRLHVAARMLRETDKSVLEIANSVGYENPSKFSDAFRKQLGALPLEYRKNN
- a CDS encoding trimethylamine methyltransferase family protein, producing the protein MSHILEKKDLETIYEKVIEILEKIGITFGTEKALKLLEENGAKIEGDKAYIPQTLLERCLESLPKYDYENQGPKRITATSPFGMVPTILDDETGAYRSGTVDDVVKMYKLTQTSDLYECASPCVIDPVDNDADDLYVGQIAMLLRYSDKWPSVGIRATAQNSKDGNLYQSARKSIHLIREFYDVWDEPVMGQSICPMSPLAYDWECLDNLTAAIEEKQNIILCPCSLTGLTGPASLLGLVIHDVAISLAGIVYAQLLSPGIDVSICSCSGATDMRSIQPAYGTVECVYIEGMLYEFAKYMQIGCTICGALSDSAKVDYQAGAESMLTTLLPYYASEINEVWCYPGLMSAWYCGSFEKLILDEEMMRNVNRALKGVNLKLDPKLMKSLTDAQEKNTFLQGKTPSAYRKDHYLTKIFSKYGVSQDISPEKTDIRLKVKREIEDRLGQYQTPEITEAQKKILAPHLPSKCSF